A genomic segment from Diospyros lotus cultivar Yz01 chromosome 5, ASM1463336v1, whole genome shotgun sequence encodes:
- the LOC127801069 gene encoding WD-40 repeat-containing protein MSI2 isoform X2, producing MGEYEEAEIEQVEEEFAVWKKNTPFLYDLVICHPLEWPSLTVHWLPSPPSPHPSDDAFALHKLVLGTHTSDDFPNFLMVADAHIPRNPANFATDRPLDSAIPKVEIVQKIYVDGEVNRARCMPQNPSVVSAKTSGSEVYVFDCGKHPMTEEGGSCDPDVRLRGHEKEGYGLSWSPFKEGYLLSGSNDCKICFWDVSAMPQDKVLNAMHVYEVNYLSFNPYNEWIVATASSDTTVGLFDIRKLTTPLHIFSSHSEEVFQVEWDPNHETVLASSAGDRRLMVWDLNRIGDEQLEGEAEDGPPELLFSHGGHKAKISDFSWNKNEPWVISSVAEDNTLQVWEMAESIYHDEMQTIDCP from the exons atgggagaaTACGAAGAGGCGGAAATCGAGCAGGTCGAGGAGGAGTTCGCGGTGTGGAAGAAGAACACCCCCTTTCTCTACGATCTCGTCATCTGTCATCCGCTCGAGTGGCCTTCTCTCACAGTTCACTGGCTTCCATCCCCTCCCAGCCCCCACCCCTCCGATGATGCCTTTGCCCTGCACAAGCTCGTTCTCGGGACCCATACTTCCGATGATTTCCCCAATTTCCTCATGGTCGCCGACGCTCACATTCCCCGTAATCCCGCCAATTTCGCCACCGATCGCCCCCTTGACTCTGCTATTCCCAAG gTGGAGATAGTACAGAAGATATATGTTGATGGAGAAGTGAATAGAGCACGATGCATGCCTCAGAACCCATCTGTTGTATCAGCAAAGACTAGTGGGTCTGAAGTCTATGTATTTGACTGTGGCAAACACCCAATGACGGAGGAAGGGGGATCTTGTGATCCTGATGTGAGACTGAGAGGTCATGAAAAAGAAGGCTATGGGTTGTCATGGAGCCCGTTCAAAGAGGGGTACCTTTTGAGTGGGTCAAATGATTGCAAAATATGTTTCTGGGATGTCTCTGCCATGCCTCAAGATAAGGTGCTCAATGCAATGCATGTTTATGAG GTGAACTATCTATCTTTTAATCCATACAATGAATGGATAGTAGCAACAGCATCTTCAGATACTACTGTTGGTCTCTTTGATATCCGGAAGCTGACTACTCCATTGCACATATTCAGTAGTCATTC GGAGGAAGTATTCCAGGTAGAATGGGATCCCAATCATGAAACTGTTTTGGCATCCTCTGCTGGTGACAGAAGACTGATGGTTTGGGACCTTAACAG GATTGGTGACGAGCAACTGGAAGGAGAAGCGGAAGATGGGCCACCTGAGCTTCTCTTCTCACATGGCGGTCACAAAGCAAAGATATCTGATTTCTCATGGAACAAGAATGAACCGTGGGTAATTTCTAGTGTTGCGGAAGACAATACCCTTCAAGTCTGGGAAATGGCTGAAAGTATTTATCACGATGAGATGCAGACTATCGATTGTCCATAG
- the LOC127801568 gene encoding basic leucine zipper 23-like, protein MDDGELDFSNQEMFSSTNVGDLPSSCSMDSFFDDILKDTHACTHTHTCNPPGPDFSHTHTCFHVHTKILPAPSEDKVSTDDTAESLEKKSKKRPLGNREAVRKYREKKKARAASLEDEVVRLRALNQQLLKRLQGQAALEAEIARLKCLLVDIRGRIEGEIGSFPYQKPAKTDVYQNMGTPNLPASYVMSPCNMQCDDDVYCLHQGVEGKGVEGARLNGQGYSSCELENLQCMGNQNDGLKEFPSCGLGNVTSTGNSSGANKRKGGSRAATAG, encoded by the exons ATGGACGATGGGGAGCTTGATTTCTCGAACCAAGAAATGTTCTCAAGTACAAATGTTGGTGATCTTCCAAGCAGTTGCTCTATGGACAgcttctttgatgatatactaAAGGACACACATGCCTGCACTCATACCCACACTTGCAACCCGCCGGGCCCCGATTTTTCTCACACCCACACATGCTTTCATGTGCATACCAAAATTTTACCTGCCCCCTCCGAGGACAAAGTTTCCACTGATGATACAGCAGAGTCACTGGAAAAGAAATCGAAGAAGCGCCCTTTAGGTAATCGTGAAGCAGTTCGAAAGTATCGGGAAAAGAAGAAGGCCCGTGCTGCATCTTTAGAGGATGAAGTTGTAAGGTTGAGGGCTTTGAACCAGCAGTTGCTGAAGAGATTGCAGGGTCAAGCTGCCCTGGAGGCCGAGATTGCAAGGCTCAAGTGTTTGCTTGTAGACATTCGAGGAAGGATAGAAGGGGAGATAGGATCATTTCCTTATCAGAAGCCTGCCAAGACTGATGTGTACCAAAACATGGGTACTCCAAACTTGCCAGCTTCATATGTGATGAGTCCATGTAATATGcagtgtgatgatgatgtctACTGCCTACATCAAGGGGTGGAAGGAAAAGGTGTGGAAGGTGCCCGATTAAATGGTCAAGGCTATAGCAGTTGTGAATTGGAGAATCTGCAGTGCATGGGGAATCAGAATGATGGGCTGAAGGAGTTCCCTAGTTGTGGACTGGGAAATGTAACTTCTACAGGCAATTCTTCTGgtgcaaacaaaagaaaag GAGGGAGTCGTGCAGCAACAGCTGGTTAA
- the LOC127801069 gene encoding WD-40 repeat-containing protein MSI2 isoform X1 encodes MGEYEEAEIEQVEEEFAVWKKNTPFLYDLVICHPLEWPSLTVHWLPSPPSPHPSDDAFALHKLVLGTHTSDDFPNFLMVADAHIPRNPANFATDRPLDSAIPKVEIVQKIYVDGEVNRARCMPQNPSVVSAKTSGSEVYVFDCGKHPMTEEGGSCDPDVRLRGHEKEGYGLSWSPFKEGYLLSGSNDCKICFWDVSAMPQDKVLNAMHVYEAHESVVEDVSWHLKNENLFGSVGDDCLLVIWDLRTNKPQHSFQAHEKEVNYLSFNPYNEWIVATASSDTTVGLFDIRKLTTPLHIFSSHSEEVFQVEWDPNHETVLASSAGDRRLMVWDLNRIGDEQLEGEAEDGPPELLFSHGGHKAKISDFSWNKNEPWVISSVAEDNTLQVWEMAESIYHDEMQTIDCP; translated from the exons atgggagaaTACGAAGAGGCGGAAATCGAGCAGGTCGAGGAGGAGTTCGCGGTGTGGAAGAAGAACACCCCCTTTCTCTACGATCTCGTCATCTGTCATCCGCTCGAGTGGCCTTCTCTCACAGTTCACTGGCTTCCATCCCCTCCCAGCCCCCACCCCTCCGATGATGCCTTTGCCCTGCACAAGCTCGTTCTCGGGACCCATACTTCCGATGATTTCCCCAATTTCCTCATGGTCGCCGACGCTCACATTCCCCGTAATCCCGCCAATTTCGCCACCGATCGCCCCCTTGACTCTGCTATTCCCAAG gTGGAGATAGTACAGAAGATATATGTTGATGGAGAAGTGAATAGAGCACGATGCATGCCTCAGAACCCATCTGTTGTATCAGCAAAGACTAGTGGGTCTGAAGTCTATGTATTTGACTGTGGCAAACACCCAATGACGGAGGAAGGGGGATCTTGTGATCCTGATGTGAGACTGAGAGGTCATGAAAAAGAAGGCTATGGGTTGTCATGGAGCCCGTTCAAAGAGGGGTACCTTTTGAGTGGGTCAAATGATTGCAAAATATGTTTCTGGGATGTCTCTGCCATGCCTCAAGATAAGGTGCTCAATGCAATGCATGTTTATGAG GCTCATGAAAGTGTGGTTGAGGATGTGTCTTGGCACTTGAAGAACGAAAATTTATTTGGATCTGTGGGTGATGATTGTTTACTAGTGATCTGGGACTTGCGCACAAACAAACCCCAGCACTCTTTCCAAGCTCATGAAAAAGAG GTGAACTATCTATCTTTTAATCCATACAATGAATGGATAGTAGCAACAGCATCTTCAGATACTACTGTTGGTCTCTTTGATATCCGGAAGCTGACTACTCCATTGCACATATTCAGTAGTCATTC GGAGGAAGTATTCCAGGTAGAATGGGATCCCAATCATGAAACTGTTTTGGCATCCTCTGCTGGTGACAGAAGACTGATGGTTTGGGACCTTAACAG GATTGGTGACGAGCAACTGGAAGGAGAAGCGGAAGATGGGCCACCTGAGCTTCTCTTCTCACATGGCGGTCACAAAGCAAAGATATCTGATTTCTCATGGAACAAGAATGAACCGTGGGTAATTTCTAGTGTTGCGGAAGACAATACCCTTCAAGTCTGGGAAATGGCTGAAAGTATTTATCACGATGAGATGCAGACTATCGATTGTCCATAG